The proteins below come from a single Aquarana catesbeiana isolate 2022-GZ linkage group LG12, ASM4218655v1, whole genome shotgun sequence genomic window:
- the MFSD6L gene encoding major facilitator superfamily domain-containing protein 6-like, whose product MSAPKQWDISKTLAIASLFNFFHNIGNFCVFPFLTIFFRHFGLSPPLVGIIMGAKHIVFALWAPFCSFVAKTNSKRRFIIISSLLFSAAASGVLTFFPPLQKDMVLKFCNVSLSGTNRQTMPGAMDIELFGPEDNGSFVLPEPPQITTMASVMFTSLSNAASMETKITPKALKNVHAETPRNPDLSILLKTAITPEKLPKTDASKRYIKPKGRITTSKQSTVAPEHRTHLSDAVMRTSLAQEPKDDSTRSITFQSQTEAFNHDVPKKRDLAKKATQPEHFLIEHKIFLVVLGIVLIWEIVASPLEWTADDSVYEYLDFVDATDRHEKIWIWRYLGACLGSFSIVFVIDNVKCFLIPGLPRFYLHFYSYSTFMIITLLLSTLYPIHVSKKTEHASKTIKALGLMVSDGRIILISVTVFLMGAARSTAANFLFWKMQDMGSSELYMGLSVVLALVSEMILYIFKGKLMRSLSFKWMVALGLLCQAVEFLYYSFLWAPWAVLPIQLSSAFSNGVLLWAIKSQIDDVATPGMERSIQLVLHCLSHHFGASLGSFASGFVISSFSLAILFQSCCVMLLTWLLMFLVIQPKLPQIKKINYSRLLAPDNSDMSDSEDEQERDWLVKAMKDDSKIW is encoded by the coding sequence ATGAGTGCCCCCAAACAATGGGACATCAGCAAGACCTTGGCCATTGCCAGTTTATTCAATTTCTTCCACAATATTGGAAATTTCTGTGTTTTTCCCTTTTTAACCATCTTCTTCCGACACTTCGGACTAAGCCCCCCACTGGTGGGCATTATAATGGGGGCAAAACACATCGTCTTTGCTCTCTGGGCTCCGTTTTGCTCTTTTGTGGCCAAGACCAACAGCAAGAGAAGGTTCATCATTATTTCTTCTTTGCTTTTTTCGGCGGCGGCTAGCGGAGTCCTCACCTTTTTCCCACCGCTGCAGAAGGACATGGTCCTCAAGTTCTGCAACGTTAGTCTCTCGGGGACAAACAGACAGACTATGCCGGGTGCCATGGACATTGAATTGTTCGGACCTGAGGACAACGGCAGTTTTGTGTTGCCTGAACCTCCCCAGATAACTACAATGGCATCGGTCATGTTTACAAGTCTTAGCAATGCAGCCTCCATGGAAACCAAAATTACTCCTAAAGCCTTAAAGAATGTACATGCTGAGACTCCTCGTAACCCAGATTTATCCATCCTTTTAAAAACTGCCATCACCCCCGAAAAACTGCCTAAAACAGATGCTTCTAAAAGGTATATCAAGCCAAAAGGTAGAATCACCACCAGCAAGCAATCTACAGTCGCCCCAGAGCATAGGACCCATTTAAGTGATGCAGTTATGAGGACCTCTTTAGCACAGGAACCTAAAGATGACAGTACTCGTTCCATTACTTTCCAATCACAAACTGAAGCTTTCAACCACGATGTGCCAAAGAAAAGAGACCTTGCCAAAAAGGCTACCCAACCCGAGCACTTTCTGATTGAACATAAGATATTCCTGGTTGTTCTGGGAATTGTACTTATTTGGGAAATTGTCGCTTCACCTCTGGAGTGGACAGCAGACGACAGCGTTTATGAATACCTTGACTTTGTGGATGCCACAGATCGGCACGAGAAGATCTGGATCTGGCGTTACTTGGGGGCTTGCCTCGGATCCTTCTCCATTGTATTTGTGATAGATAACGTCAAGTGTTTCTTGATCCCCGGCCTACCCAGATTCTACCTCCACTTTTATAGCTACTCTACCTTTATGATTATCACTCTTCTGTTGAGCACGCTGTATCCCATACATGTCTCGAAGAAAACGGAACACGCAAGCAAGACCATAAAAGCTTTGGGCCTCATGGTAAGTGACGGCCGTATCATCTTGATTTCGGTGACTGTATTTTTGATGGGTGCCGCGAGGTCCACCGCTGCCAATTTCCTATTTTGGAAGATGCAGGATATGGGGAGCTCTGAACTTTACATGGGGCTTTCTGTGGTCCTCGCCCTAGTTTCTGAAATGATCTTGTATATTTTTAAAGGCAAACTTATGAGGTCCTTGTCCTTCAAGTGGATGGTGGCTCTTGGCCTCCTCTGCCAAGCAGTAGAGTTTTTGTATTATTCCTTTCTGTGGGCACCTTGGGCTGTGTTACCTATTCAGTTGTCAAGCGCCTTCAGCAACGGTGTTCTTTTATGGGCCATCAAATCACAAATCGATGACGTGGCCACGCCAGGAATGGAGAGGTCCATCCAGCTCGTCCTGCACTGCTTATCCCACCACTTCGGAGCTAGCTTAGGCAGCTTTGCCAGCGGTTTCGTCATCAGCAGTTTCAGCCTAGCCATTCTCTTCCAGTCCTGCTGTGTAATGTTACTGACCTGGCTGTTGATGTTTTTGGTCATCCAACCCAAGCTTCCTCAAATCAAGAAGATCAACTACTCACGGCTTCTCGCCCCCGACAACAGTGACATGAGCGACTCCGAGGACGAGCAGGAAAGAGACTGGCTGGTCAAGGCCATGAAAGATGACAGTAAAATATGGTAG